The following are encoded in a window of Eriocheir sinensis breed Jianghai 21 unplaced genomic scaffold, ASM2467909v1 Scaffold982, whole genome shotgun sequence genomic DNA:
- the LOC126995099 gene encoding uncharacterized protein LOC126995099: MDGHIARDAHRLPSPHYAEESGGGAPDHAPHTTDGVLTFREHLRERGISEAGTDIILASWKPGTEKQYRPHLKRWTQFCDKWNVSPSNPTVSNIINFLSETFNRNVGYETINTARSALSSLGIVVNGCRAGNHPLVLRFMKGVFNLRPPLPRYTETWDVQPVLRELKSMYPLHTLTLRDLTFKLVMLMALTQAARVQTLHLLVKNGIRIEQDSISVQLRGNVKQCRPTFNVRSVKFQAYSRDTSLCVCVTLQHYLARTEELRRGLSQDDDGLLLSYVRPHKSVTKDTIARWVKAMLQRSGVDTTKFTAGSVRSAAVSKAKAMSVPIASIMSKAGWTQESTFAKFYDKHIVPEVDPFQEAVLV; this comes from the coding sequence ATGGATGGGCACATTGCTCGGGATGCTCATCGATTACCCTCGCCTCATTACGCAGAAGAAAGCGGGGGAGGAGCACCCGATCATGCGCCACACACAACTGATGGCGTGCTTACTTTCAGGGAGCACTTGCGAGAACGAGGAATTTCTGAGGCGGGTACAGACATCATCTTGGCCTCTTGGAAACCAGGTACCGAGAAACAATACCGACCGCACCTTAAGAGATGGACACAATTTTGTGATAAATGGAACGTTAGTCCCTCTAATCCCACTGTCTCAAACATTATAAATTTTTTGTCTGAAACTTTTAACAGGAATGTGGGTTATGAAACCATCAACACGGCAAGAAGTGCTCTCTCGTCATTAGGCATTGTGGTGAATGGCTGCAGAGCGGGTAATCACCCCTTGGTCCTCAGGTTCATGAAAGGAGTATTTAATTTGCGACCACCCTTACCTAGATACACGGAAACATGGGACGTTCAACCAGTTCTGAGGGAATTGAAATCTATGTACCCGTTGCATACACTAACCCTTAGGGATTTGACATTTAAACTTGTTATGTTAATGGCACTGACCCAAGCTGCAAGAGTTCAAACTTTACATCTTTTGGTTAAAAATGGCATTCGCATAGAACAAGATTCTATTTCAGTTCAGTTAAGGGGTAACGTTAAGCAGTGCAGGCCCACGTTTAATGTCCGTTCAGTTAAGTTTCAAGCCTATTCCAGGGACACTagtttatgtgtatgtgttaCATTACAGCATTACCTAGCAAGAACGGAGGAGCTCAGACGGGGGCTTTCCCAAGATGATGATGGATTACTCCTCAGCTACGTTAGGCCACACAAGTCTGTCACTAAGGACACCATTGCCCGGTGGGTTAAGGCAATGCTTCAAAGGTCGGGAGTAGACACAACCAAGTTTACAGCGGGAAGTGTTAGGTCAGCGGCAGTATCAAAGGCCAAGGCTATGTCAGTACCTATTGCTTCTATTATGTCTAAAGCAGGATGGACACAGGAAAGTACATTTGCAAAATTTTATGACAAGCACATTGTGCCAGAAGTGGACCCGTTTCAGGAGGCCGTGCTCGTGTAG